One segment of Rosa chinensis cultivar Old Blush chromosome 6, RchiOBHm-V2, whole genome shotgun sequence DNA contains the following:
- the LOC112172993 gene encoding hypoxanthine-guanine phosphoribosyltransferase, giving the protein MNSLDSHIETVLWTPDQITSRVYELAAEISADLSHLSEPPVLVGVATGAFLFLADLARHIRLPVAVDFIRAESYGCGTESNGAPKISSDLKLDVAGRHVVLVEDIVDSGSTLSCLIAHLESKGASSVSVSTFLDKPSRRKVHFKLLGKGKFYRGFECPDSFVVGYGMDFAELYRNLPYVGVLKPEHYKCQSP; this is encoded by the exons ATGAATTCGTTGGACTCGCACATAGAGACCGTCCTGTGGACCCCAGACCAAATCACCTCCCGAGTCTACGAGCTCGCCGCCGAGATCTCCGCCGACCTCTCTCACCTCTCCGAACCTCCCGTCCTTGTCGGAGTCGCCACCGGCGCTTTTCTCTTCCTCGCCGACTTGGCCCGCCACATCCGCCTCCCCGTCGCCGTCGATTTCATCCGCGCCGAATCCTACGGCTGCGGCACCGAGTCCAATGGCGCCCCCAAGATTTCTTCCGACTTGAAGCTCGACGTTGCCGGCCGGCACGTTGTCCTG GTTGAGGACATTGTGGATAGCGGGAGCACTCTGTCGTGTCTGATTGCGCACTTGGAATCGAAAGGGGCTTCGTCTGTGTCAGTGTCTACTTTTCTTGATAAACCATCGAGAAGAAAAGTTCACTTTAAGCTTCTAGGCAAGGGAAAGTTCTACCGAGGTTTCGAG TGTCCAGATTCTTTTGTTGTGGGTTACGGAATGGACTTTGCTGAACTGTACAGGAACTTGCCTTATGTTGGTGTTCTGAAGCCGGAGCATTACAAGTGCCAGTCACCCTGA